From the Anopheles stephensi strain Indian chromosome X, UCI_ANSTEP_V1.0, whole genome shotgun sequence genome, the window TTCGTTACATTTTCATTGCTGTAATATTGTTTTGCATTATTTATAACCCCCCGGAATCGCTTTTACCTCGAACAGTAACGGTTTGTCGTTACTttgtaaaagaaaacaccgaatagcctacctttaggcgtgTAGGAGTGTTTGAGCACAGgatgatttcaaaatttaaaccgTAACGATTAGGGTGAATATTACTTTTGaagtaataattatttatcgCGATTTCTGGCTTTTTCTGCTCGATTTTTGATTGTTAAGCTTTAATACTGATTGAGATACGTgtacatttatatttttagtctAGGACCGCGGTAGATTAGAGCTTTCCCAGCGCAAATTCAATGTGTCCGATCCAATTTTATATCATACCgagaataaaatcgaaaaatctcttattattaattatgttttcttctttctgtCGTAAGCAAATGGTCAAGAAAAATCGTCACATTGTTAGCAATTAGGACAACATTACTGAATAGATTTTGATTGGAAACATGGACACGGATTGTGTCCCAAAATCGCTTCCCCTTTTTATCGGTAGCTTTTTATCAATAGGCGACTCAAATGAAGACCCGTGATGTGATTTATTGTCTTAATAATTGGGACAGTGGTCTGGTACACTTTGTTTTTCGTCGCTTGTGAGACATAATTTGATAACGTTATGGTGTATGAAAACCAGAAAGCGAACTTCAATGGAGTGCATGTACTGCATTTGATTGCCGACCACTGGAACGCACACATTGTGCTACtaaggaagtttttttttatggaataaGAATGACTTCCATTATAATATAACTGGACAAAAATCGCCCCAAAACAGAACGAGGAAAATTGTTCGAGCTAACAGTCCTTTGGAAAAGTTTGTTGAACAGTTTGTATCCACTCACAGCAGCTGTCCGACGTGTTACCCACAGCAACAAGTGAACTGACCGGCTAAAAATGAAAAGACACCCAAAGCTTCTGACTGGTTTTGGGCAGTACGGAAACCGTAAAATATTTCACCGGAAGTCAATTAAACGTTTAGCAAGTGTTAAACAGGAGACTGGCACTGTTGAAAGGTGGTTTAGAAGGTAAGATGTGAGTAGGGAACATGTGAAAAGCTGAGTCAAAGGTGCAATGGTTGAAACAGTATCGTAGGAAGTCTTAAGGGCCTTTGCTTTGAAGTCCAGGAAGGACTTTTTTGAACCTGATAAATAGAAGACTAAGTCCCTTGGGCGAAGATGCCGTTTTGGTAAACAAAGTTCCTTGGATGAAGAGGTCCGTGAGGCTCCTTGAACGACGAGGTCTCTAAGTAGACGAAGTTTAATGGACGATGAGACTTCGTGAACTACGAGACCTCTAAGTCGCTAGGAAGACGAGTCTCCAAAAATGTTGAAACACAAATAGTCGAAGAGGTCTCTTAGTTCACGAAATCCATGGTGCTTGGTTGGTGATACATATGTTGGTCGAAGAAACCCCATGGATGGTTAATTTTTTTAGATTTCTTGATATCTAAATATATGATCTTGATTCTTGATTCCCTTTGAACGACAATGACCCTTGAAGGACGATGTCACATAGACGACGTGATTCCTTTGGTCCTCGAGTTCTTTAAATAAACGAAGCCTCGTGATCGGTGAGGATATATGGACGATGAAGTCTCTTAGCATACGAAGTCCCATAATCGGTGAGGATCCTTGGACGATGAAGTCTTCTAACAGACCATGTTCCATAATATGTGAAGCTCCTGAAGGTCGACGAGGTCTCTAAGTAGACGTACTGACCCAAGGATGATTATACACTCTTGAATGACTAAGTTTCTTCGTAGACGAGCCATTATGGGTGATAAGGCTCTGGAAAGCTGACGAGAAGATATTTTGGTAGACTAAGTTCCTTGGATCACTAAGACTCCTTGGACTACTAGGACTCTTAGCAAACACAGTTTAATGTTCGCTGAGGCTTTTTAGATGTTCATATTACTTAATTGACGACCAAGCCTCCAAAAGAACGTTACGCCTCAaggagttttatttatttctagaATTCACTGGATCATGGTAGTGTCCGGCTTGAGCTTTATGATGTACGGTTCCGTGTGGAATTTGCTCAGCAATTATCTTCACAATCCGCTCACGTTTTACGTCGATACCGCACAGTAAGTACTTCTGTTTTATAGCAATTGCTAATAATTTGACGACTTTTTAAACATCTCGACCACTTTACTAGCCTGCATTGGAACACAACCTTCCCAGCAATCACCCTGTGCCAAGTGGTTAATGGCGAAACCGTTGCAGAGTTGACGGAACAGTACGTATAATGCAACGCATTTCTTTCCCGTATTGCTATAACATTTGCCTATTTCTTTCGCCTTTAGACATTTCGGTGCCGATCGGGACCCTTTGCTGGACAGCCTTATCATTGACATTGCGTTCTACGGTGGTACCTGCTATTCCTGCGAAGAATGTCACCCGACCGGCTCACTCACGGCCACCTCGGCAGTGAACTGTACCGCGCTGCGGAACTTCACCGAAATTGTTCGTCGCCATCGGGTACCTTGCGAAGAGCTGCTTACGGACTGTCACTGGCAGAAGGAATCGTTTGATTGCTGTCGCTTTTTTCGCCCACTCGATACCGAGTTTGGACGATGTTTCAGCGTTAATGCGGCGAATGTTGTGGGCAGATCCGCACCAGCTCGACCGCGGCTTGTCAGCAACCGAGCGACTGGCCCGGGTTGGTTGGGATTTCGCGTGCTGGAAGACGTGCAGCTGTATCTGCACGATGAGTTTAGCGTGCCGTATGCGTACGTCGATCGGTCGTTGCGTGAAACCGTGCTGTGGGGTATGCGTAAGGAGATTGTCGTACGGGTGATCGAGATGGAAAATAAGGACACCGTGCTTGAGCTGCCAATCTGGCGACGCAACTGTCGCTTTCCGTGGGAAACTGTGAACGATGGTAAGCAATCTTTGACGTGtcctttcaattattttacaaaGAAAACAATTATCCTCGCTTAGAACATCAACTGTACCGACATTATAGCTTCTCCACCTGCTCGATCGAATGTTTCTGGATAACTCAGCTTCAGTTTTGCAACTGTACGCACCATTTAATGCCACGACCTTTGAAACCGACCGGTAGGAATAAGAGAGCGAAagtgatgaatattttaaaaaggaGCTCGCCATTTTGTATCATTTCTTTCTGTACGAATACTTTGCCAGCCCGTGACAGCACGCAGATATGCTCGTTCGAAGGACTCACCTGCCTCACGGAACACTCGGTAGAAATTGCACAGGCACGCAAGCAATGCTCCTGCCTGTCGTCATGCGTCGAACCGGAGTACTTCGTCATCCACAAGTCAGAGGAGTAAGCGATGGTGTCTAGCGCAACCCCTGAAAGCGCCCACTAAATCCGAGTCCGTCCATCGATTCCAGCTTCTTCGCCGAAACCGAGGAAGAAGAGGGCCGGGTAACGGTACGGCTGCTCTCGCTGCCCTACGAAAGGTTCGTGCGTAACATCGCCAAGACGGAGATGGATCTGTTCAGTAAGTATGGATAATTGTTGCACCATCGGCTGAACACACGCCAAAGTTCTTCCCGGGAAGCGAAAACTCGTGCCACTGCATCACGGTGAGCCGTGTTGGTATGTTGTAACATATGTCGAcctttcggggtttttttctctctctttttgtttttcgcattCGCAACAAATTGCTCACCCACTCCACTGCACGCCCCACTAATTCGCAACCGTGCAGTCGCGCTCGGCGGTTTGATTGGCCTGTTCTACGGTATGTCCCTACTGACAACTATCGATTTTCTTATGCACGTCTGCCGGTTGACTATCCGATTTCTTGCCTCCTGTCGTCAGCGGCATGGTTAATGTGCAAACTTTACCGGCACAAGCGTGTAAACTCCAGCATTCCGTTCGGCGAGTGCTAAACCCGATAACCTGCGGTCTGGATGCGGCTGGAGCGGGGAAAACCTTCAACATTAACGCACCCACCGGTAAACATCGATTGCACACTGGGGGTAGAGTTTAAAATTCGATATCTTTTCTTCAAAATGAAATGCATGAACGATtacataaattattaaataaaaattaaaaacgttATCTTAAAGTTTGAAATCAAAAATTTTACTCATTATCGGAGttttaatacaattttattataacagagtttttattttttttcattatttttgtaataaattgGTAGCAAAATAATGACTAATGACGCTCAGCTTTAAACATCCTAAGCAAGCTCTTCGCAACACACAacatcgatggaggcgcccagtactttataAATTTCAGCAAAGCTACAAATTTGCAATTACACCTCAACCAGTGATTTGTGATCGTTATAAAAGGGTGagtgatacaaaaaaaaattaaaaaaaaaccatcggATGGAACAATAAAGTTTAactaaatatttatttcaaaaagGACCATTTTCTGTGGGAGGTGGGACCAAccgtttgttgtttattgtgAGCTGCTTAAACGAAactgtttttaattttccaaccaaacgAACACTTTTATTGCCGTTATTTgtagaagaaacaaaagatGAAAGTTTAGAGATGAcaaacaatttattaaaaCGCCTTTTGCacggaaaaataaataattcgcATCATGGATTGCCATATTGCCATtccaatagaaaaaaattaacactTTCGGAAAGATTGATTTACCAACTGCAATTTGTGCGCAAATGAATGCGATAGCAGTATTGATCACAGCAGAACTATATAAAGCAATTCGGTCCAGAACGCCAGTCCCGAACCCAATCAAATTTATAAGCAACGCGTTACTGTCCTCGCCCATCAAACCCGGACCCGGGATAACATGAAGCGCCCGccatctgttttttttttttcagatgaCATTGGCGGTGGACATTACCAAAGCGAATGATGTTGTTTGGTTGGGGCAAACTATACGGCACCGTAAATATAGTACCATCAGCGCATTACGCCACCTCCCCCGGTCCTGTTTCTTCTGTCTGACTTTCGTCGTTCTTTCGCCTGTTCCACGAGGCCGAGCGCAAAACGGTGCAAAATACTCGTTAAAAGTTTGTTCTTGCCGGTTGATTCTATTGccaagtttgtgtgtgtgtgtgggtgtctTTTTGTGCATCGTAACGCCGGTGCAGTTTTGTTGCAATTGAGTCATTGCGAGAGATAGGAAGTCCGACGGAGTTTATACTATCCCCTATTACCCCGTTCTCGTCATCTTTCGATAACTGTCGCCAAGgtgattgatttgtttgttgcaaaaaTTTTACAGCTCAGTGTGTTGCTCGGTGCAATCGGGTGTAGTACTGCGGTTCCATAATTTTCGCAATTTTCTGAAGGGGGGAACATAAAATTTTGCTCGGCAAAACACATAGCTGCTTCAGTTCCCTTGGAAATGGCTAACGAACCGTTAATTAAAAACTCTAGCATAAACAGGACAGCATAGTGGAAAGTGGAGACGAAGCTATTTCTTTGGCTATTGAAGCGTTCTTAGATATTGGAAAGCTCTTGCTATTTAAgatttaattttccatttcgttaGTTCTACAATAGCTCAACCTTAGTCAAGAGTACATCACTCAAGATTGGTCATAATAGTCCTAATATCTTGAAGattggcaggaccggggttcaaatcccatccggaccgttctctTGTAgttaggactgactatccatcaacgtggtatcattaagtccagtaagccataaatggcaggtatGAGCCTAAGACGTCGATAGGCCAagaggagagaaagagagagatcttGAAGTTCAAGTTGAGTTTCTTAAAGTTTTATGTGCACAAACCCATTTGCTTAACTTAACATCAAGAATGCATTACTCAAGATACTTATTCTCATATCATTTCAATTTGACTTAAATAAAACGAATATCTTGAAGTTCAAGTTGAGTTTCTGAAATTACCAAGACTTAGAATACACCAACACCTTTGCTAAACTGCCACGAGGAAGTTTGACGATATTCAGCAGCGTGAGTGCTATTTGTTTGTCCCATCGAAATCAGGCTTCTATTTTTACCCACCGCTCGACTGCAATCGGGAAGACACGTGGATGAAGTGGGCTCGAGGGAAAATCAAATGCTAGCGCTCACCACCATCGGTGCTGTTTAGAGAGTTTTATGGCCGTAGCTAGGTAGGCCTTTGCCCGTGTTAGCCGTCGATCCATGACGGCATCCAGTCATGCAAGGTGCATCTTGCGACTTGGTAGTCCATGTAAATGTCTGCATCACAATACGACCACAATATATCCACTATAGCATCCCTAGCCATACAACGTGGATATATCGCATATAGGTTGGATGATACAAATTGCTCCATTGCGTACAGGAAACCTTGACGGCGAAAGGTCTTGGCGAACGGGGTTCACCCAACATCGTGTTGCGGTGGCTTAAGGATAATGACCTTATTGATTAATACGTCCTGTACACAAGAGCGATAGGGTGAAAAATATGGATTCCTTCAGCGAGCCCCCGTTAAATCCTCACGCTAAACAGTGAAAAGTGGATGAACGCACGCAACGCGCGCCCACTCATTGGAGCTCCAGCGTTGGGAATCGCAACTTGTGTGCTACTTTGTAAATTCTCAGATCGTACGCTGGTGTGATgctccccccacacacacacacacaccactcagACTTCCACAGCATGAAGACGAAAACAAGTTTTCGTTtactccccctttttttttttgtttcggtacTCAGTTGACCTTGCCCACGCAACCCTCTAACCCATCATATTTCCTGGCCAACCAGAAAAGCCGACGCATAAATTGTAAGCCACTGTACACGGAGGGTAGTTCGAGGTTGAGGTGTTTCGGCGGTACGCAAAGCAAGGACATCGGACTTTGGACGGTGGGAACTTTCCCTGATGAACGCTATTCAAGCAGCTACTGGAGCAGCACGGAAGCAGGCCACCGGAACTTCATCCGGGGAGTGTAGAGTTCTGTGCCAAACCTAAGAAGAACCCACCGGACCTTGGAACGGGAGATGCATTCATGCCTGTTTGACCCTGTTATTAGTCACTCAATTCGCTTGTTCTCGGGTCACATGTATGTGAGTCGTGCTCCTTTCACACACCATTAAAACCTACCGACAGATTCCACGTCCAGCCATTGTCCTGGTAGATTATTGCTGTACATGGTTTCATCGCCCAatcggggttgtttttttctacaaTTTCTTTCCGTCATCtaccaccctccccccccccccctacgaGTGACAATAGTCCCCTCAGTTCTCCAAGTCCTCCAACCCTTCCCCCGGGGAAACGGTAACACCACAGCACAATTCTGTTGAACTTTCGACCATCACACGCCAGCACCTTACTTACCCTGATAAGCAATCGTCCAGTGACGTACGCTACCCGTCCCGGTTGTGTCCTCCATTCTACCGAACGGTAGCAAAACAACACGCAAGTCTAGCCAACCGCTGGCCAATCTGTACGAGGGCCCGAGTGCCCGGAAAGTCGTGGCGGCAACATTAATGTCCGAACGAGTTACCCACCGAGTATGTGTCGCCGTGCCTACcggtggggggggggctggGAAGGAAGCGGGTGTAGAGAAATAGTAAATACTAAAGTGCACGCTACAGGACGGTGGTGTTCGTGTTCGGCTACCCGGCCAGAACCCAAAACAACGGCAACAGCAAATAACAGGCAAAACTAAAAGCACAGCAAAGCATGAGCGCTGCCTCAGTCGACGGTCGGCCGAATGCGAAGATACTAGGCTTCGTGGGTTCGGGAGTTGCGTTTTTGGAGCCCACCATACCCATACGGTTTTGGTTTGTCGCCCTGGGCGCACACATTCTTTCCACGGCGTCCATATTGGTATACCCAGCGATCCAACGCGTGGTGTTCTCGGACGTTCAGCTCAGTGGTACAGGAGCTCGTGAATATCCGCAGTGTACCGCAGCGGTGCGTTGGCGAATTAAAGTCCAGGTGGGAGGGAGATACTATGTGTTCTAGTTAAGTGGTGTGATATCATCTCTCGGTGGGCGAATTTCGGGAAGTAGTGATTGATTGCAGTTAATATCGGTTCCTCAAACCAACTGTAGCAAGGATTCTAACAGCTAACCGATCTTAGGTTCTCAGTAGTGTGTGCAGGAAAACTTGAGTTTAAAGTATGTAGTTGAATTCTGGGTTCCAAACTCCAACGATTAGATATCTTCATCCCAACATCAACTCCTAGTGCACTACAAGTTCCGACAGCAATCAAACAATTCTCCAACAAACCAAGTGCCGTAGTTTCTGGAAAACCTTCAAAATCTACTCTTCAAGCTCAGTGCGGATTAAAATAGCTCGTAGGAATTTTCCCCAACTTTTGTACAACTTTTCGGCGATTCGGACATCAACCGTATCATGTGGGATTGTAGAAAGTAATTAATTAAACCAttacccacacacatacacacagagagagacgGCTATCAAATGGATAGGAGTGTGGTTCATTTACATGAATTGCTGGCTTCTATTCAATTGCTACCGCTGAATGCTCTTAAGCACCGCTAATAACCCACCCACAGGACCTCACGCCGCGCTGACATACGCGCGGTGGACGCAGTTGCATAATTTATCAGATCACCATGACCGGCATGAcagcaggggggggggggggggggggggtgagggcAATCACATACATAGCGCCTGATCACCCAAACAATTACCGATACGTTGGGTACGAACCTGCATCACGAGAGGACACCGAACGCCACTTCAAAAACGCCTCAAAACTCGTAAATTGCAACCACAGCGGGACACCGTCGGAGCGGATTTATTAAACCGGAGCCCGGAAAGTATTGGATGCCGGCCCAACCACTCAGAGGGCTGGGTTTGacctgcttctttttttttgtgctgttgtaGAACTGCCGGCAGGCTTATTACTTTCCGATGTGAATGAACCTACGCTTAGTCAGGCTTGGACGTCTGAGTGGAGGAGAAAGCTTTTGaaattgttgtgtgtgtgtgtgtgtgtgtgggacaaGGTGGCttttaaatgtaaatttcATATCCCATTCCCAGTCTGTAGAATTCTATGATTGTTATTAACACCAGTTGGATTGGACGGATCAGGCAAATCTGGTTTTGGTCCTCCATCTCCGGGACAGCTGACAGCTTGAGTTCTTTGTTCCGTACAATTCATAGCGATAgcgtttagatttttttttctttctcttcttccccTTCACCGAACTCACCCAGACAAATGTCCAGGACGCCAGGAAGTAATGGGGCCGGGTTACAGCCCGGGACCAGCCCGCGCCCAAACAATGTAACCCTATCGTCCCGTGGATTGGCATCTTCGTCGAATAGCAACAATGGCGGCGGAAGGCTCCCGACATCGATACCACCGTCGGGCAATGTGGTCCCGTATGCAACCGGAACCGAGGAACGGCTGATGGTGAGTAGCACACAaccgggaggggggggggtatgGAAACCGGGTCAGTAGGGTCCTGGGTTTCccacgtgttttttttctacttgcTTGCTTGTCCCATGTTCCAAGACTTCAGCTTCGCGCCTGGAATTTGCATAATACCATTAAGGACGAGCTGGACGactgatgtgtgtgtgggtggatgtgtgtgtgtgtgtg encodes:
- the LOC118508130 gene encoding sodium channel protein Nach-like, which translates into the protein MVVSGLSFMMYGSVWNLLSNYLHNPLTFYVDTAHLHWNTTFPAITLCQVVNGETVAELTEQHFGADRDPLLDSLIIDIAFYGGTCYSCEECHPTGSLTATSAVNCTALRNFTEIVRRHRVPCEELLTDCHWQKESFDCCRFFRPLDTEFGRCFSVNAANVVGRSAPARPRLVSNRATGPGWLGFRVLEDVQLYLHDEFSVPYAYVDRSLRETVLWGMRKEIVVRVIEMENKDTVLELPIWRRNCRFPWETVNDEHQLYRHYSFSTCSIECFWITQLQFCNCTHHLMPRPLKPTARDSTQICSFEGLTCLTEHSVEIAQARKQCSCLSSCVEPEYFVIHKSEDFFAETEEEEGRVTVRLLSLPYERFVRNIAKTEMDLFIALGGLIGLFYGMSLLTTIDFLMHVCRLTIRFLASCRQRHG